The stretch of DNA atatTACAATGCACAATTCTTAAGAGAAGAAATGTATTATTACAcattgaaatacaaaatgatAATATTGCAAAGAGAATCAATTGATAAAAACGCAATGACATTTCTAAATATGAATTATTGCAACTTTTTATAAGTTGACATGTAATTTAAAAGAACAGGTTAccaaaatatatatgtatatacataaacTAGAACAACGTGCGCTTATTAGTTTATATATAgaactgaaaaataaaaatataaagggaaagaaaaaggaaagaaataaaatgcgAGAGCGAATAAATATTAAAgggaaaaagaacgaaaactaaaaaaataaaaacaaacgAAGTTACTACTCACCGGGAAAGCACGTATGcgcattttgctttctttctTAAGCATAGCACTGCTCTTCATCATGTCGAATTTCTAGCTGGACGAGGATTCTTTTTAGAAATGCTCTCTTCCTGATGCTACGATAACGTTACACCGTGTGTACATTGACACCAGTTAAACGTAGAGAGCATTCACTTCTTGTACAAGGTAGGAATAGCCGACGATCGGCTATCGTACGAAAATACGATCACTCATCCACGTTCACGTTGTGTAGGAGAGCCGAAAATTGTGTTGTTATCGTGGACATTtaagtaaaagaaaagaaaaatatacgcGATGTGTCGTGGAAGAGGGGGTTGAGAAAAACGAGAGATTCAGAGAAAGACAGAAAAGAGAGAGGGGGATGGAGAAGAGTAAAGAATGCTCTCTTTTTTTCACCCGGCAGGTGAAAATAGGGGATAAAATACTTAAGGGTTAAAGagtagaaaaaaggaaagaaggcGAAGACGAGAGAGAGGAAAATGTAGATAAGGAGGTTGAACAAAGGTGAAacggaaggaaaagaaagaaaaggaaaaagaattcACGCACTCCTGTCACGAAGACGATGAATCTGTCAGATCTCAATAATACACACGAATTTTCgctggtttttttttttaccacgTTAACGTGATTGTTGGTACGTTCTCAGCGTCTCTCGAGGCATAGTGAATTTAGATTGTGAAAACTTGAGTTTTCATCCTATGGTCCGATATAGGGTACACAATATATCAGTCACAACGATATGCTCCATGCACATGAATCACGAACACTGTTGTTACTATAGATTCGCCCATTACGAATTTCATTATCCTGCCAACGCCGTAGAAAAAAGGCTATCGTGTTTTATCGTTTTATGTCGTACATAAACGTTATACATGTCGTTTTATCTTCGAATTTCccaaatttaataattacatgTAGGACAaagaatatttacaatttaatttgtttaataagTTTGGAAGCTACCCGCGATTACAAGTGGCTCACTTCAGATTGATAATACTCTTGAATTTGTTTCTTGAGTAGAACCAATCGcgttatttttaatacttatatattgaatttatatgtatatataaacctagatttaaatacaattttatttgacaaTATTAAGTTATTGGAATAATTTGACAAACCAATAACGATTCAATATTTTAAGACGCTTTACATCAACTATTTTATGCGAACGCCTGCCCCTCCACTTGTAGACAACTACTTGTTATCGTAGTTTAAGAATCTAGAATTATGCTGATAACATAAGAAGTCTTCTAAAAAAAAACTGTTGCAGAAAGAGCTAATATAtggtattttttaaaacacaataatcatttataatttctcattattttatcgaagatAGACTGTTTAATTTATTgttcaaaaataatttcagtCAGCACAGAATATAATAGTAAGTGCTTTTATACTAACACGTACTTAATATGATGTATTTGCGAGTATTATTTGCATTGACCTTGTATCAATcgttgtatatatttataaaatgcaaATCTGAAAGTAAAGTTGCTAATCATTGATGTTTAATGGATTTTTGTCTTAGACCTATTTAAAAATAGTCACAGAATAATTTATGTACATTCATACAATAGAAatcatattaattttaaaaatgtttattttgaTTGTTAATGAACCTTAAACGTttaacaaaacaaaatttcttctAAGATGATTGCTTATTTTAAGCTTTAaagattaataatattttctttcgaaaatatataatttatgtatGAACATGCTTGAAAAAGGAGCATAATTGTTGCATTTAAATTTTCGAACGTAAACATTATTTACCTACTACAGTACAAACTCCAAAGATAATAAAGAAACATAGATAAGGAGTATCATTAATATGATAAGAGATCATATGCTATtaatgtaaaatttcattagtacTGATTCAATCAATCTTAAATTCATTACATTTATTcagttatttgatattttaatatgtaaCAAATAGAAATTGTCACGTTTAAATATTGTGACAGTTTAACATACAGCATAACCTACACGAATACAAGATATCTAAGGAATATATttggaagaaataaaaaatatggaTACGTTTTGATTTTCATTGTTATCGGAATCTATCAGGAAGATTTGTTGTAAGTTGTATAAGGTTCATGCGAATAGTAAAAATACGAAAGTGATTAAGATTATTTGGATAAGGCTGCCATGTTTTTGCCCCACCGTTTTATTAGAGCAAACGTGCAATTTATAAGAAGCGTAGCTTATGTCGGATCGGGTAGTAACTTCATTGCTTTCTCACGAATATTATCGCCAAAAATTTCTCAACCGTTTGATAATCCAGCACTTCTGTTCGCTAAGACATTTAGCGTTTCCTCTGGAATAATGACGAAAATAAAGGTAAGCAATCAGTAAAGCTATGTAACTGACATCTGTTAACGTCTATATATAcctatatacaaatattttttttcgtaTAATACCTACCTTTCctatatgaattttaattaattctgaTAACATTTTCGGTATTCCAGTagttattttacattattttatctattccaagaaagaaatcttttttatgcgcaaaataaatatatataataattttttttgcataattaattttgcatTATCACAAGCATCCTATCTTTTTTAGGCTGGACCTGTCGTTGATATCTTGGGTGATGAAATGACAAGAGTCATTTGGGATTCTATTAAAGAAAAACTCATTTTACCCTTCTTAGATATTGAACTACATACCTATGACTTAGGTATTGAAAATCGGGATGCTACTAATGATAAGGTGACTGTAGAATGCGCAGAAGCTATTAAGAAGTATAATGTAGGAATCAAATGTGCTACTATTACTCCGGATGAAAACAGAGTAAAAGAATTTAACTTGAAAGAAATGTGGAAAAGCCCAAATGGTACTATCAGAAATATCTTAGGTGGCACAGTCTTCCGTGAACCGATTTTGTGTAAAAACATACCAAAACTAGTACAAGGTTGGACTCAACCAATTATCATTGGTAGACATGCTCATGGAGATCAGTATAAAGCTGTTGATTTTGTGGTACCTGGCCCAGGTAAACTTGAAATCACATGGACTGGAGATAATGGGAAAAAAATTTCACATACAGTTCATAGCTTTAAGGGATCTGGAATTGCACAAGCTCAATATAATACAGATGAAAGTATTTTAGCTTTTGCTCACAGTTCTTTCCAATATGCTCTGTCAAGGAACTACCCCTTGTACCTTTCCACAAAGAATACCATTCTTAAACAATACGATGGcagatttaaaaatatttttcaagaaacatATAATAAAGAATACAAAGATAAATTTGAAGCCAAGAAACTTTGGTATGAACATCGCCTGATAGATGATATGGTAGCATATACAATGAAGAGTGAAGGTGGTTTTATATGGGCTTGTAAAAATTATGATGGAGATGTTCAATCTGATTCTGTAGCACAAGGTTATGGATCTCTGGGTCTGATGACTTCAGTTTTAATTTGTCCAGATGGACGCACAGTAGAAGCAGAAGCTGCTCATGGTACAGTTACAAGACACTATCGTCAGTACCAACAGGGAAAGGAAACTTCAACAAATCCAATTGCTTCCATATTTGCATGGACAAAAGGTTTACTCCAACGTGCAAAGCTGGATAATAATCAAGATCTTAAAAAATTTGCAGAAACATTAGAATCTGTCTGTATTAATACCATTGAATCAGGTTTTATGACAAAGGACCTTGCAATTTGCATTAAAGGCATGAGTAACGTTACTAGATCTGATTACTTAGAAACATTTGAATTTATGAATAAGTTAGCAGAAAATTTGCAGAAGCAATTAAAATGACTGCAATATCCAAATCAAACATCAAAGTATTAACTATACATgggaaaaatattattactgGTTATGGGGAAAAGAGTTGCATCTATTTATATGTTAGATTACAAAGATGGAACATAATGATATGAATAAAAGTAAGATTAATATATTGCAATTgtgattttttataaaaatatattcatcaattttagtttttttactatatatgtatgtttaaatctacatttgaatatttttaaacaaattttaattttaaacgaaatcAAATCGTTTTTCTTCACACTCTCTCTTATGATACCAAACCCTTTATCAAAATACCTAAATCATCGTTACTTGAATACGTACTTCACGTCATAGTTAATATCACATAagcatttttaattatataatttttattcaaatatatcgTCGCTCGTAAATAAGACAACATTAAACTATTAGATATAAATAACAAAGGCAATAACGTTTTATAGCAAATATCAATTAAATAAGACAAAAAATTTAGTACACTCTTCTTTTAACCTCCAAGATAAGATGTGTatattcttcttctctcttccaCCCTCTCACTCTTACATGCGCGTATGTATGTAGTGTTATTAAggtattatcattattatttttaattttactaattATCAACTGATTATATCGAAACGTCTTACCTTATGCAACAGAGAccttaataaatttatatcctttaaagatataaataatgaaattaactatatttaataaatgaaaaacaaataacttaatgatataaatatatatatgctacATATATAAATGATCAAAGACAATCTTACTGATTTTTACGCATTAAGAATATTTACAatgaataatttcaatattatatacTTACTAAATACAATTCTTTAATATTGCATAATCGATAAAAGTGAAGATAGCAAATCAtttaaattttgcaaattatGTAACTtttgataatataatttttgtaatactTTTGTATCTTCATTTACAAATTACTGTACAATAGAACAGTATAAAAAGTACAAAGTCAATATAATTTCAACCTTCACATATATACTTACAcgacaaaaaaataattaaaaaaaaagaaatctagAATGGCGCTATGTATATACATCTACTATTTGATTACTTTAAATtaactttcttttatattaaatgataaaatttttgttattttgttttactataattatcctattttataaaaactttttcatacaaaattcgatgaacattaattttttctatctcataaaaaaagaaaaggtacttaaagaaacaaaaaagaaggGGTTATAAAGTTTTCGTTTAAAAGGTATAAGTCTGCAATGCGTATAATGCATAACAGTACATAACacattttttatcaaaaagtAGATACATATATACTCTTTTTTTAAccttagaaagagaaagaaaatttagaaGTTTTTTTTCCGGAAACTCAATATATATTTGAACAAGAAAAAATGTTGAATATTGtgtgaataaaataaaatatcgaaaattgtgttttataataaaataaagatactaaataaattattaaaactgcataaaaattattgaaattcgtAGATAATTTTCCAACGATGAGGTTTCCTATTTATCGGCTAATACTACAAGCTTTTAATGATATAACGGAATTCGTAAAACAATACAAGCAGAGATAACAATGCGACATCGACAAAGTTTAAGTAATTGCTATCCTACATGAAgtgttagaaaaataaattataattatatgcTTTGATTATCATTGCAATAAGAAACATCTTCAAGAAAATGACGGTACTTGAAAGCATTCGTATCTTAATCTCTTATTCATTATATGTACTTCTATACTTTCATTGCTATAGTACTCATTTTTTACCTATACacaaaaaaagttaaagatAAAAAACTTAAGAATGATAACTATACAATCATCTCGCATAAGATAAGTACATGTCATGAATACAATTTTCCTACAAAGTATTATAACTAGCCTgcgaatatttatggaaattcatatatttatgaaCATGACTAAAAAAGCGAGATATagacaaaaatttatttcacctactaaataatataacaagtacataatatttttttaatatttcatatatattttctaattatcttcatctttaaatgtcttaaaaatgcataaaactCCGCAGTCTAATTATAGTATGAAGTAGCGGAGgtaatattgtttttcaaAGTAAAGTCCAATGAATTCGCATTATTCTCAATACGGAGGCATTTTTAAGTGATGAGATAACTTGCTTCCACTACTTAACGAGTTAAACCATCGTCATCATCGGCTCCATTCTCTTCTCCTGCAGTTGTATCGAGGGCTGCAGGAGAAACCAGCCGGAGGAAGTGGGAGGAGTGTGTGGATACCAGAATCAGAATCGGAATTGCAGATGGCGCCTGACCTGCGCCACTTCGCCTCGCCATCGTTCTGTCCGAGTTGGTGAAAGAGGAGGGAGGGGCTGGTTTTCTCTCGTAGTCTTTCTACGATTCATCCTCTGTTTCGTCGGCTACTGGTTAGCGCCGATGACGAGGTATTCGAAGATAAATCGCGGTACCCGAGATAAATCGAGCTAACCGTGTCGAGaggagaaaggaaggaaaaggaGGGAGAAAACAAAGGTTCCAACGAGCGTATCCGATTTTTTTAAAGCGTTAAATTAAATCGTAAAAGCAATCG from Bombus huntii isolate Logan2020A chromosome 3, iyBomHunt1.1, whole genome shotgun sequence encodes:
- the LOC126863637 gene encoding isocitrate dehydrogenase [NADP] cytoplasmic isoform X1, whose amino-acid sequence is MFLPHRFIRANVQFIRSVAYVGSGSNFIAFSRILSPKISQPFDNPALLFAKTFSVSSGIMTKIKAGPVVDILGDEMTRVIWDSIKEKLILPFLDIELHTYDLGIENRDATNDKVTVECAEAIKKYNVGIKCATITPDENRVKEFNLKEMWKSPNGTIRNILGGTVFREPILCKNIPKLVQGWTQPIIIGRHAHGDQYKAVDFVVPGPGKLEITWTGDNGKKISHTVHSFKGSGIAQAQYNTDESILAFAHSSFQYALSRNYPLYLSTKNTILKQYDGRFKNIFQETYNKEYKDKFEAKKLWYEHRLIDDMVAYTMKSEGGFIWACKNYDGDVQSDSVAQGYGSLGLMTSVLICPDGRTVEAEAAHGTVTRHYRQYQQGKETSTNPIASIFAWTKGLLQRAKLDNNQDLKKFAETLESVCINTIESGFMTKDLAICIKGMSNVTRSDYLETFEFMNKLAENLQKQLK
- the LOC126863637 gene encoding isocitrate dehydrogenase [NADP] cytoplasmic isoform X2 — translated: MTKIKAGPVVDILGDEMTRVIWDSIKEKLILPFLDIELHTYDLGIENRDATNDKVTVECAEAIKKYNVGIKCATITPDENRVKEFNLKEMWKSPNGTIRNILGGTVFREPILCKNIPKLVQGWTQPIIIGRHAHGDQYKAVDFVVPGPGKLEITWTGDNGKKISHTVHSFKGSGIAQAQYNTDESILAFAHSSFQYALSRNYPLYLSTKNTILKQYDGRFKNIFQETYNKEYKDKFEAKKLWYEHRLIDDMVAYTMKSEGGFIWACKNYDGDVQSDSVAQGYGSLGLMTSVLICPDGRTVEAEAAHGTVTRHYRQYQQGKETSTNPIASIFAWTKGLLQRAKLDNNQDLKKFAETLESVCINTIESGFMTKDLAICIKGMSNVTRSDYLETFEFMNKLAENLQKQLK